In the genome of Acidimicrobiia bacterium, the window TGCGCATCCGGCAACGCCGCAGCGCTGACAGCGAAGCTGTGGCTCGACGCCGGGGTCGCGAGCGACGTCGTTGTCGTGGCTACGGACATCTCGGCCCGTCCGGAGAACATGCGCGCGTTCGTCGAGCTCGGCGCCGCAGTGGTCGACGCGCCCGCGCTCGACGTCTGCCGGCCATTCCAGGAAGGCAGTCGCGGGTTCATCGGTGGCGAGGCGTCGATCGCCTTCGTCATGTCGAGCGGCGGAGCGCCGTACCTGCGGCTCGCGGGCGGCGCGATGACGAACGACGGGTTCCACCCGATCGCGATCCAGCCTGATCTGACTCAGGTTCGTCGCGCATTCGACGGAGCACTCACCGATGCGGGCGTGTCGCCGCTCGACGTCGTCTATGTGAACGCACACGGCACGGGAACGGCGCAATGTGACGCCGCTGAGGCACACATCCTCGACACTGTGTTCACCGAGGCGGTAGGGATCTACTCGACAAAGCCACTGACCGGGCACTGTCAGGCTGCGTCGTCGGCGATCGAGCTCGCGGCGACGTGCATGGCGTACGAGACGGGAATCATCCCGGCGTCGCCCCGGGTCGCACCCGGTCACCCGCGCCTGTTGGACGGTCCGACCCTGCGACAGCCAGGGATCACCGTGAAGTCGTCGATCGGCATGGGCGGTCACAACGCGGTGGTAGTGCTCACTGAGCCGTAGGAGCGGGCCGACCCGGCCGATCAGGCCCTGCGGCAAAGAGCCAGCTCCTACGTCGTAGCGCCCGTCACGTGCCGAAACGTTCAACCCGGCCATGCGACCGGTCGATAGGACGTAGGTGGTCGCGCATGGCAGTGGGTACGGCGATGAAGACCGGGGGCGCCTTGGGCGCACCTCGGTCGAACGCGGAGCGGTCGACCTCGGTGCCTGCCACGGCCTCGCCATGCGTGTCGGCAGGATGGCGAGCTTTCTGTTCACAACCGCTGACGGCCACCTGACCTGGCACGGATCAGTCGAAGACGTCGTAGGGTCTACGCCGTCTGGCGATCGGGCATCAACGCTCGCGCCCGGTGCGGACGTCGGACGTTGGCTGGTTGACCCCGTGATCGCGGTCGTGTGCGCGGGCGCCCCGTGGACCGACTACGCGCTCGAGCGCGAGGTCGTCGACGCGGGCGGGAAGTCGCAAGTCATTGCGGTCAGCGCGGAAGCGGTCATGGCGGGCGAGTCCGTCGTCGGGTGTGTCGGCGTCGTTGCGAATGTGACCGATCCCCGTAAGACGGAGCAGGCGCTCAAGGAGCACATCGACCGCTACCGACTCCTGGTGGAGCTCAGCCCTGACGGCATCATGGTCCACCAGAACGGGATCGTCCGCTGGGGCAACACATCGGCGCTGCGTATGGTCGGGGCACCATCCATCGACGCGGTCGTGGGCGACCCCATGGTCAAGTACGTTCACCCCGACTCACTGCCGGGAGTGCTCGCCCGCATCGCCGAGATGCGCGAAGACGACGACTATTCGCAACCGGCGGAGCTGACGCTGGTCCGTCTCGATGGCGGCGTGCTCGACGTCGAATCCGTCAGCGTGCGAACGAGGTGGGAGGGCGAGCCCGCCTTCCAGGTCATCCTACGTGACCTGACCGAGCGCCGGCGCGCGGAGGCGAGCCTGCGATACCAGGCCAACCTCGTCCAACACGTGTCCGACGCGATCATCGGCGTCGACGGCGAGGGCGTCGTCGAGAGTTGGAACCCGGCCGCCGAGAAGACGTACGGCTTCACCGCCGAGGAGGCGATCGGCCGCCGGCTCGACGAGCTCGTCGGCGCGCCCGACGGGTTCGGGCGCGAGCCGATGGAGCCCCACGAGAGCGTGCACCGGCGCGCGGACGGCTCGCCGGTCGACGTGCGCGTGTCCGTCGCGCAGGTGCGGGACGTGCACGCCGTCACCGGTTCCGTGGTCGTGTGCGCGGACATCACCGAGTCGCGTCGCGCGGAGGCCGAGCGCCGCGCTGCGGACCAGCGCTACACCGCGGTGGTCGAGGCGCTCGAAGAGGGGATCATCGTCACCGACGACGCGGGTCGCGTGGCGGCTGCGAACCCGGCCGCCGAGCGGATCCTCGGCGAGGTCACGATCGGCGCCGACTTCTTCTCCGTGTTCTCCGGCGAACGGCTCGCGACGCACACCGACGGCCGGCCCTTCGACAAGGGCGACCACCCCGCCGCGGTGACGCTGCGATCGGGCGAGCCGGGCACGGGCGTCCTGATGGGCGTCGCGCGCGACGGACGCGACCGCCGCTGGCTGTCGATCCACTCGCGGCCGCTCGTCGCCGAGGGCGAGACCCGCCCCTACGGCGTCGTGTGCTCGTTCTCGGACGTCACCGAGCGGCGCAGCGCGGAGAACCAGCTGAGCTACCAGGCCAAGCACGACGCGCTGACGGGGCTGCGCAACCGGGCGACGTTCGTGGAGGCGCTCGAGCAGGGGCTCGCGCACGCCCGGCGGTCGGGCTCGACGGTCTCGGTGCTCTTCGTCGACCTGGACCGGTTCAAGACCGTCAACGACTCGATGGGGCACCTCGACGGTGACGAGGTGCTCGTCGCGATCGGAAAGCGGCTCCACGCCGCGACCCGCAACATCGACACGGTCGCGCGTCTCGCCGGCGACGAGTTCGTCGTGCTGTGCCTCGACCTGCCGAGCCCGGAGGCCGCGGAGCGGCGCGCCCAGGAGCTCGCGGAGCTCGTCGAGCAGCCGATCTCGCTCTCGTCGGGCCGGCAGGTCGTCATCACCGCGAGCGTCGGCGTGTCGTTCGTGCAGGGCGGTGTCGCGGACGCGGAAGAGGTGCTGCGCGACGCCGACGTCGCGATGTACCACGCGAAGCAGAAGGGGCGCGCGCGCGTCGAGCGGTTCGACCAGGCGCTGCGTGCCCAGGCCCAGCGACGGCTCGACATCGAGCGCGACCTGCGCATCGCGATCGAGGAAGGCCAGCTCGACGTCTACTATCAGCCGATCGCGTCGATGCTGTCGAACAAGGTCGTCGGCGTCGAGGCGCTCGTCCGCTGGAACCACCCGACGCGGGGCCCGATCACGCCGGGCGAGTTCATCCCGATCGCCGAGGAGACCGGCCTCGTGCTGCCGCTCGGCACGTGGGTGCTGGAGCAGGCCTGCGCGCAGATGGCCCGCTGGAAGGCGACGGTCCCGGGTGCGCACGCGATGCACGTGAGCGTGAACCTGTCGGGGCGCCAGCTCGGCGACCCCGAGCTCGTCGCGACGATCGCCGAGGCGCTGCGCAAGTCCGGTCTCGACCCCGAGTCGCTGTGGCTCGAGATCACCGAGTCGGTGCTCATGGACGACGCGGCCGGCGCGGCACGCACGCTCGCCGCGGTGCGCGCCCTCGGCGTGCACCTCGTCATCGACGACTTCGGGACCGGTTACTCGTCGCTCGCGTACCTGAAGCGGTTCCCGGTCGACATGCTGAAGATCGACCGCTCGTTCGTCGACGGTCTCGGCAGCGACCCGGAGAGCGAGGCGATCGTGCACGCGGTCGTCGAGCTCGCGCGGTCGCTCAACCTGACCGTCGTCGCCGAGGGCGTCGAGACGACCGACCAGCTCGCGGAGATCCGCCGCCTCGGCTGCACGATGTGCCAGGGGTTCCTCATCGCCCGGCCGGTGCCGGCGAACCAGGTCTCGTTCGAGATCGCGG includes:
- a CDS encoding EAL domain-containing protein — encoded protein: MIAVVCAGAPWTDYALEREVVDAGGKSQVIAVSAEAVMAGESVVGCVGVVANVTDPRKTEQALKEHIDRYRLLVELSPDGIMVHQNGIVRWGNTSALRMVGAPSIDAVVGDPMVKYVHPDSLPGVLARIAEMREDDDYSQPAELTLVRLDGGVLDVESVSVRTRWEGEPAFQVILRDLTERRRAEASLRYQANLVQHVSDAIIGVDGEGVVESWNPAAEKTYGFTAEEAIGRRLDELVGAPDGFGREPMEPHESVHRRADGSPVDVRVSVAQVRDVHAVTGSVVVCADITESRRAEAERRAADQRYTAVVEALEEGIIVTDDAGRVAAANPAAERILGEVTIGADFFSVFSGERLATHTDGRPFDKGDHPAAVTLRSGEPGTGVLMGVARDGRDRRWLSIHSRPLVAEGETRPYGVVCSFSDVTERRSAENQLSYQAKHDALTGLRNRATFVEALEQGLAHARRSGSTVSVLFVDLDRFKTVNDSMGHLDGDEVLVAIGKRLHAATRNIDTVARLAGDEFVVLCLDLPSPEAAERRAQELAELVEQPISLSSGRQVVITASVGVSFVQGGVADAEEVLRDADVAMYHAKQKGRARVERFDQALRAQAQRRLDIERDLRIAIEEGQLDVYYQPIASMLSNKVVGVEALVRWNHPTRGPITPGEFIPIAEETGLVLPLGTWVLEQACAQMARWKATVPGAHAMHVSVNLSGRQLGDPELVATIAEALRKSGLDPESLWLEITESVLMDDAAGAARTLAAVRALGVHLVIDDFGTGYSSLAYLKRFPVDMLKIDRSFVDGLGSDPESEAIVHAVVELARSLNLTVVAEGVETTDQLAEIRRLGCTMCQGFLIARPVPANQVSFEIAVPAPLWRPRDVEAETPESSGRSNRRHG
- a CDS encoding beta-ketoacyl synthase N-terminal-like domain-containing protein, translating into MPTTIDATGGGTRTRVGICGVGAVSGYGWGRKRLWDGLVSGESAVVPRSGYERVLGHDVAYAALVSDEGPDGMSRFAGALTGAVDEAVQDALDRGWRPGPNVGLIHAVVLGEVDGWHDFWTVNGGHVRRRQYLSLMPSTPLVAVMQQHDFHGPTMAVTAMCASGNAAALTAKLWLDAGVASDVVVVATDISARPENMRAFVELGAAVVDAPALDVCRPFQEGSRGFIGGEASIAFVMSSGGAPYLRLAGGAMTNDGFHPIAIQPDLTQVRRAFDGALTDAGVSPLDVVYVNAHGTGTAQCDAAEAHILDTVFTEAVGIYSTKPLTGHCQAASSAIELAATCMAYETGIIPASPRVAPGHPRLLDGPTLRQPGITVKSSIGMGGHNAVVVLTEP